The Candidatus Neomarinimicrobiota bacterium DNA window GCGGAAAGCGCTGATACCATCTCCCTTGAGGGCAATATCTACTTCCCGCCCGACGCTCTGCGATCGGAGCATTTTAGGGCCAGCTCCAACAAGAGCGTGTGCCCCTGGAAGGGCCTGGCCAGCTACTACGATGTGGTGGTCAACGGCGACGTGAACCGCTCCGCGGCCTGGACCTATCCCGATCCCAGCCCGGCCGCCCTGGAGATCAAGAATTACGTGGCCTTCTGGAATGGGGTGCAGGTAACCTAGGAACGCTGGTCGGCCCGGCGGAGGGCTGGCCTCAGACCACCCGCTGCGGCACTTTCTCGGCCCGGCGGCATCAGGCTGCCCCTGCGCGGCTAGATATCCAACACAAGTAGCCCGTTCTCCCTGTCCCGCCACAACTAGTCCCGATCCGTCAAGAGTTGGTGCCCCCCTCCCCCGCGTCAATCCCTGCCCTTCCGTCCGCGCCGCCCCCGGCTTACCTTCCCGTACAGCTCTTTGACATTCCATCCCGCCGCAACTTGTCCCGATCCATCGGGAGGCGGTGGCCTTCGTCCTGCAGAATGCGGGGCTGCTGCTAAAGTAAGTGTCAAAGTAGTCCCGCCGTAGGCGGGGGTGCTGCTAAAGTAAGGGGAGCCCGCCTTTCAGGTCTGATATCGCCCCCCACCCGGAT harbors:
- a CDS encoding DUF427 domain-containing protein — translated: MHQAKWNDTVIAESADTISLEGNIYFPPDALRSEHFRASSNKSVCPWKGLASYYDVVVNGDVNRSAAWTYPDPSPAALEIKNYVAFWNGVQVT